cacaagtactccttttctttttgcgaatacagactaacacggctgttcctctgaaacctgtcattaaggatAGTTAAGTGCTGGAATAGGCCCCCAACGTAGGTGGTGGAATCCCtgccattggaggtttttaagaacaggttagaaaacatctgtcagggatggtctaggtatacttggtcctgtctcagcacaaGGAGTTGGATTAGAAGAGctctcaagttcccttccagccctatatttctaggAACTTTGCTTAATTACAGCATATAGGCAGGACATGACTTCAGGGAGCTTTAAGGggttttaaaaaactgattttgAGCTAGGAGAGAACAACATTGGACAGGAGCCCAAACTTCAGATTTGGATAGCTTTTTAATTACATGGAGCTCAAAATGTGACGAATTTCCTCAAACCTTGCACTGACACCCTTCACAGTAAATCATGCCAAACCCATGATCTGAGCCAAAGTTACAAGGGGCTAAAATAGagctttataatggaaagtggtTGCAACTTTTATGGCAAGACCGTGTCTCCATAACAATAGGAGaggagcagagctgctgctcagctggtgcaGAGGCAAGATGCTAGAGAAGAACTTCTTTTCAAATCTTCTCCCCAGGGGAATTCAAATCCATAAACCTATTATTCTGTACAAATATCTTACTTAAAATCCACTTCAACATACATATGCAACATGAAACATCAACAGAAATCAACATCAAAAACAAGGGACAGCTTCAgagcaaaattttaaaatctacTAAATTTTCCCTTTCCATTCAGAGTCTTTTGAGTACAAAGGAAGTGAACACAAGTGTACATGCCTTCAGGTCTACCTCTCTTTTTTCAGCAATAGTGCCCCAACCCAtcaccctcctctctccctgcttcaCGCAGTCTCACTGTTGGTTCTAAACCTGAAAACCAGAATAAGGGACAGGGAAATGAGTCCACTGAGGAACACTTTTGAGGGATTTAGGAGGAgaccagggagaggggcaagaaGTGTTCTAGGCAAGAGTCAATCCTTCTTGCTCCTGTGTATAGTCTTCCTATGTCATCCAAACCACAGCAACTTTCTCTTAAGTCAGACACTTGAAAAGACAATAGAATCTGAGTTAGAAACTGACCAACTGCAAACCTtatttggaaccagaaatacaCAATTAGGCAGCATcagagatgggaggggaaagaaaaaaaaaaaaaaagcaaatacagtacagtgctgtgttaaaagcaaactactaaaaaaaagggaaagcagcatttttcttctgcatagtaaagtttcaaagctgtattaagtcaatgttcagttgtaaacttctgaaagaacaaccatgttttgttcagttacaaatatttcagagttatAAATAACCTCCATttccgaggtgttcataactctgaggttctactgttgaAACTCTAGAACACTGGTTCCCAAACTATGGATTGTGACCCCAAGTGGGATTGTGCCATCGGCAGATGGGACTGCAGTCATGTCATCAGTGGATGTGTTTACAGTGCTCCTGAGTGTGTGGAGGATGCCACTTTGCTCCACACAGCGTGACCTTGCATGGACAGTGTGTGTGAGATCATgcttgctctacaaaatggcatcctccatgctgTCAGGTCACAGGAAGCAATAAGTCTGAAAATGGGGTCATGCAAGTGTAAAGTTTAGAACTGCTGCTTTCAAGCATCTTGGACTAAAGGAAATAATTGAAAGTAGGTCCACTGAGTCTTGTGCAGGGTTCTTATGTTGTCATTTTCTTTGTTCTCTGCTCTTCCTAAGATTCTTCTTCCTGTATCGTGCCAATGTCTGTGTCCCTCTGAGACTCCTGCGCTCTGTAGAAACAGTCAGAACCTTTTGTTAACTATTGGAAATGATCTGAGCTACTTTATGCATGAGAAGCAGAAGTCTGGTCATACGGGTCATAAGCACAAAGAGCAATAGGGGAGCCTTATTACTTGATACAGCATAACTGAATTATACTCTTCACCTGTGATGGCACAGATTAGAATTCTTTGGGAACAAGGAGGAAGAATGTTTCTGTCTAGCCAAAGACAGGAGAGTTGGTTCTATATCCTTACTGCTTTGATTACCTGTGAGTTTCAGTCTCTTCCTCCTTTGGTAGGTCAGTAGCATCTCTCCCTTTGTTCCTTACAAATTCCTCATTCAGCCCCACCTGACAAAGGGTGTCCCGGTAGTGTCTCTCTGCCTCTTGCCGGGCATCATGCTATGGAattgaaacagaaaaatgaaCCAACCTGAACTGGGTCCTTCCCCATAATGGACACCCTAAAATAATTCTATCTAGAAGGTTTCGGTTCCTAGCAGCTACACAGGGGCTGTGATAATAGAGAAAGCTCTGTTCAGAGTCACAACTGTGAGCCACCTCCTTCCACACTCCTGTTCCTTGCCCCTCTCACACCCCCTGCGAACAGCATCCTCGTCCTAGTAGGCCAACAGCTATACCCCAATCCTGATTTAGCTACACCCTTCTTTCTCTGTGCTGGTTTCCAGTTTGAGGGAGAGATCGGGAAGCAGGTAATTTGAGGCACAGGGGAGTAAGGTGGGACTGGTGTGGGAATTAGATCCACTTTGGAGTCCCACCCAATCCACTTGTAAGCAGCCAGAAGTCCTCTCCCCCTCACTAATCCAACATCTTTCATTGACTCCAACTAAACTCTGCAAATTTGCCCATTCCAAGATGTCATCCATCCAGAAATTAGACAGCTCTTCTAAAGGCTAAACCATACTATCAGTGTGGATGGCCTCCTCTTTAGGTGAGTGAATGCCACACCAACCTTGGCTAATTCTTTTTAGCCTGACAAACAGGAGATTGACCTCAGTGGGGTTACTGTACAGAGATGCCTGTGTCTTTCTCTTCCCACACAGATCAAGTGCTCAGCTGAACAGTTTTATCATGAGCTGGGAAGACAGCTCTCTTAAGAGGCTTAGTTTAATGTGCAGCTGGCTTGTCCCTACATCTAATCAGACTATTCCACAGCTCAGAGCTGATGTGTAGAATTTGAAAGAGGAAACCCAGAAGGGAGTTTTTTTACATGGTACAGTGTTTGCAGCCACTGTAAAAGTTTGTGTTTTAAGCTGCTTATTTTTAATATAGTATGATATGTAGAGGATACTGTACAGTGATGAGAGGTACTGAATAAATAGTCCCTGCCCAACAAGCTTGCAGTTGATTGGAGGGACTACATTGTTTCTTTCTAGGACCTGTCTGCCACTTTCCAAACAAAAGTACAGAATAAACACCAAACTGAGTATGGTCTTCAAATGGTTAGTTGTAGATTTTTACATTGTAAACTATGTTATTCAGGGCAGGGACAAGGAGTTCATATAGTGCCTGGTAGAATGAAGCCCTAATCCTGATTACGGCCTTGGGGTGTTACTGCATTATAAATTAGTAAGTAGCTGCAAAGCTTCACAGAGCAGCTGAGCACAGTGGAGTGGTATTCTTCCTGAGGGAGGCAGGGAGTTTGCCAAACATTAAATGGGAAGCTGTTCTAGGTCTGTCCCTTTCTGAATTTAGTCCAGAGACTACATAGCTTTGCACCTTCTTATTCCTGACTGAATTCCACCCAGCTTCCTTACTCATCTCAAAAACTAGCTGACAAAATTTCTTGTGCTCCATACTGGTACTGGAGCTTTGAGTGGTTACCTTTGTGACCTGTTCGAAGAGATATGGTCGGTTCTTGACTCGTATCTGCATttcttccagttcttttttgTACTCCTTTGTTCTTTTGCGGTCATTCTGCCTGAAATGGAAAAGTTCCCTGACTAATTGTGGTGCCCTAAGACTGACTTCTTGGTTTCTGATCAAAAGTTGGAAATCCTCATCTCAAATATCCCCAGGACATGCTCTTAATTACTTTGCTTCTGTTTCACATACTgtgtgcatcagagaaaatgCACTTATGCTGCTGCAGGGTACACAGTATTAGGTAAGGTTCCACTTAAAGATGAAAAGTGAAACAGTTAATACAAACACAAATATTGAGGTTGCAGTGGTGGAGGCATTCACAGAAAATGTGATACTTGTGGCTTTTTCTATTATTTGGAAAGAGCTGtgttgaaatgcaaaaaaaaataaaataaaaatgacagtgAAATGAGCATGGCTGCCCGAGGAAGGTAGATTTTGGGTCATAGGTGGCCAGGTTCAATCCCCTTCCAAAGCAATTATCTTTTGTTGTTAAAAACAAGCTACTGCTGCAAAGAGCTATCTATCAATGTGGCCTGGGATACTGACCAGTTTTGTTTCATCTTCTCCTTGTGCGTCTCCTTCAGGCTTTTATGAGGATCCATTGCTTTTGCTCGACTACTCATAGATTTATGCATAGCCTGACATTTTTTTCTCTGTATCTCCATCCAATGAATTCCTTCATTTTCCCTGCTCTTTTTGTCTTCCTGGGAGTATCTACACAGAGAAAAGTGGGTAACGGGGCAACAGGTTCATTTCAAAGTGCAGGAATGTTGGCTGGGAATCTCACTTTGCTAATGCTGAAGTGTGACAACCTGTCTAAAAAGATAATTAATGTGTTACTGCCATGTAATGCCAAAAATACTTGGGAGGAGCATGGTAAGAGAGGGAACAAGCAAGGGAAAGGGATTAGCAAAGGGGAAATATATGGAGGAAGAAGATGAGAGAGGGAGAACAATAGGCACTTGGATACTAAAGTGATGGGACTATttaagaaatgagagagagacagacatgcagaaggaaaaaaacatatCTTACTGAAGGCAGCACCTCTTGTCATTCAATTGGGGAGAAGCTGCTTCCAGAAAAACCAATGTAGGCATTGGTGGGAGTGGCAGGTGTGATGGGGAAGAGCTAAACTATTTCAAATGTCATCTTCTCTACTGTATTATTAGTGGGGCATGGTTCTGTAACCAAGTACTTTTTTTCCTACTCACCTCATCGCTGATTCCCTCTTTCTTGTTGCATCTGTAATGTGCACTGGAAGGGTGTTGCAAGAGAGCGAGGAGAGACCAGTCAGAGAACAACTTCTTTGCACTGGAGCCTTGGAAGGCTGCTGAAAATCCAGATAGAAATGAAATCTAGTTTAGTATAATTGTGAAATGTGCGGAAACTCCTTTGTTGTTCTTTAGGTGGCTACTGAAGAGACTCAAACATGTCTGCAGCAGTCTGTGAGGACTGACCTCCAATTCACGCCTACCAATGAGGTTGGTGGGAGTCCTTAACAAGGCACTGAAGAGAGAGATCGAAAAGATAATCTTGTCCATCTCTTCCCAGTGCAGCATTATCACTTTCCAGGGTTTTGTCAGTCTAATTTTAAAGACCATCTTTCACCACTttccttggaagactattccacagcctaaTGCATGTCGTTGTCCACAAGCTTGTGCAGATATTCTGCATgaattttccctttcttcttgattacttataaaatatttaaaaaaataatgtaagaaTGCATAATGTTTACAAAGAGGTGAGTTTCTAATAAATGGCACAAATTGTTCAATATAGATAAGGAAATAAGGTTGTTGAAAATACATAAGGCAaattataatatttaaaaaaaccacattgTATGACTTCTTCCTAGCACAGTATAAAGAACGGAACAATGGAAAGGCTATTATTCTCATCATTCTGGAATACACTGTTGGGTTACCATGTCCCAGATACTCCTGGAGGCAGCCCACTGGATCAGTGTTTTGGTGCCCAACTGCTCATATTACACCATGAACCCAGTTTTCTCCCTCTGTCTGGCAGAAGCAGCTCACTGTACTCTGTCTTGTTTTGGGGAAGGTCTTGGACTTTGGTCTTGAACGGAGTCTGTTCCCCTCAGCTCTCCTCTAGCAGGCAGAAGACAGATTGATCTCAGTGGGGAACCTGTCTAGGATTAGGCAGAAGTGGCTGAGCCTTGGCTGCCTTTGCTTCACTCTTCAATGCCCTGTCTCTGGCTGACCAGGGATCTAGGAAGGGGCCATGTTAGACAAGAGCAGACAGGTCTCCCTGTCAGGTAGGTCAGCTTcagtaaaaatatatatgatTACAAATCAGAAGACAGAGATCCCAGCAATCGGACACCTGGCGCGGTGTGAAGGGTGTAATGCTACAGAAACACATCATCCCCTCACCTTCATTTTCTGCTCATTAGCCTGTCTCTGCCTGCAGTGGAGATTGGAGGTTCTCAGTTTAAATGGTTGATTACGAGTTGGCTCTTTGACTTCTCGTATCCTTATTGCTTCTCTCTGAAACACCCAGTAAAGTCTTTCAAAATCAGGCACCGCTGGGTTAATTCTTGGTTTAAAGCTGAAGTTGTCTTGCAGGAAGCTGAGTTTTTCTTGTTTGGTTTTGGTGGCGATTCGGGCCTGTGGCTCTCTTTGTCTGTTGCTAGGATCAATAGGAGCCAAGGAGTTTTCCAACAAATCCTTGGCTCTCATCTGAATGCGGATTTTCCTGTAGAGTTCAGCTTCTgggaaacaaaaccaaatcaaTGAGAATAAAGACTGGCAGAGGGTGTTGGGAACTGCCAACACAGAAAAGGGAGAGGTTGGGAGCACAGTGAGACCTTGCTCCTACAAATACTTCATCATAATGGGAGAGGCTAACACAAGTAGAGTGTTCAGTATTTGTTTGCTTAGTGCATTTTTCTACCCAAAATGCAAGATTGGTCCTTTATGACTTTTTCCCAACCCCTCACAAGCACCATGGACTGATTTTTCTCCCTTGCTGTGTCATAAATTACTAAGCACACCATCCCTCCGGGGTGCAGTTACTGGACAGGTTGTTTCTCCACCACTACCATAAGGGTGCTGGGGAAGGTAGCTGCACCCTTCTGTCCTGCAGGAATGTGATGGTAAGGGGGCTCTGTGATGATCTGTTGTTTTCTTCTATTGACTAATGTCCCTGCGGCTGATCACATGATCCAGACATTGTAACTTGAGTATACTTTTactaggtgattttttttttctatacaGGATCCAGTAACCTTAGTCCATATTAGAAAAGATTCCGGGTAAAAATGCATACAGTGGGGAGCAGAGTTCTGCATCCCTGAAGTCCTCATTTCATGTCATTTCTGGGCCTAATTTTCCATGGGAGGTGGAGAGTGTATGTTGTAGGGATAATATGCAACTTTGACTTCTTTCACGTGTGCCATTTTCGTGGACACTATGTACACAAAATAATTTTTCCACTTTTAGACAGGATGGTGGATAGTGCTGATGGAACAATAAGGTTTTTATAGGGCTTGTGCAGAAATATACAAGGTTTATACAGTTTACAAGGTTATAATGACTTAAGCATGACATTCTATTGAAAATGTTCAATTTTTTCCACTGATTCTTATCTAACACATGAAACCTGCACTTGTGCACATCCAATTGGTCAGTTACCTAATTACAATGGTACAGGGTACCACATGGGCTGCTGGGATATCGACCATAACGGTACAGCATAAAATAGCAAAACAATGATCCACCCAATCAGGCAACACTCTCAGATCACACCAGCTGTCTAACCAACCAAGTGTCTTATATGGCTTCCCTATACATTCAGTCTAACAGTCCATTTAGAATAGTACATTACAAGATAGTATAGCTGCTGAAAAAATTATAACAAACACACTCAATGTAAAGGGATATGGATTACAGCAATTAGCAAATTAGACATTTGCAAAGAAATGCGATATGGCTTTAAAATGGCCAATGCAAATTTGGGTAATATATAGAAACACATCATGTCACAGAGCATGGAGGTGATGAGAGACTGTACATGGCTCTGGTGAGGTCTGCCTGCAACAGTGGTTTGAGTGCCTGGCACCATAGTACCAGAAAAATATTGACAAGGTTGAGGGACTGAGAAGAGCactaaaaatgattaggggattgatTTCTCAAGAGCTAAGTATGTGCCATTTGCCTAAACAACAACCACAGTGTAACAAGTCTATAAATATCTGAAGGAAGGAAAATTTATTTAGGGGTCTTCAAGTAGGCTGAATATGAGGAAAAGTTCCCTGACAGAGCTGTACTTAGCAAGGACTTCTTGCTTGAAGGAACTGGTGGAAGCCTCAgtgcttgggacatttaaaagtgGACTATATAGAGCCCTGGAAACAAGACTGTGGGGAACAATCTTGTATAGACTTTCATAACTTAATAGATGTTCCCCATCTTGAACTTTTAAGATTGATCATGTCCTTTAATCTTCCACTGCCAACTCTGTCACAGACCATCATAGTCCATGTAGCTCAGAATCAACAGTCCGACCCCTGTTGTACTGGAAAATATTGTAAATCTATCTAATCCACCAGTGGCCAATACTAGATgtttcagaagaaggtgtaaATTTCCCTGAGCTAGTAACCCTCATGAAGGCCTGTACTTCCACATCAACTCAGCAAGCTAGAGGGGGTGAGCCAATGAGCTCAGGGGCACTTGTACCTTGGCATCAGAACAGCATGCTAAAGCTGCTGAGCCCATGAGTTCAAAGATGCCTTGACATCAGTCCGGACAAAAAGAGGCACTGAGTGACCATACAACATCATTCCCTTTAACAACAGACCAGAAATCTAGAGGTTTTAAGTTGGTGACTTCAGAGAGACTTCTAACTTGATATCAGCAAAGTAAGCTAAAGGGGCATGTCACTAACCTAACAAAGTCCTGTGCATTGACATCAGCCAAGCCAGTTAAAGGAGCTGAGCCAGTGCCATCACAGAGCTTGTCCCCTGATATAAGACGAACAAGCTAGAGGTGTCGTGTCAGAACTTCTATGGCTCCTGCTCTTGCTTCTTCATTGGCTGGTGAAATAAAGATTCATCTGGTAGAAGAATCAGGAGTGGGGAAGAAGGAGAAGCAGTGGCTTGGCTGAGCACCTTATATAGGACTCCAAGCCTTATTATCAATATATGTGGAGCAGCAGTGGCACCTGATAGGAGAGAAATGATTGGCCAAATTATAATCTCCCATCTGCCTTCTTGGAAGATCTGTCCCACTGCTGGTTCCCCCCTCCCATCCAGGGGAAAAAGTGAATTACCCCATCAGGTTCCTCTCCTGTTCTGGCATTCCATGGTGGGATGTATGAGAGGAGGGGGTGGTTGGGAGCACAAGGGATGTGCTCCTACAGCCTTTCCCATGCTGTGTATTCATGTGTATTTGTACACGCTCATGATTGGACAGCTATGAGCTTTCTTGGAGACATGGATCTTTTTCAAAGATCAACATTCCCATGCTCTTCTCTGGGCCACGTTCCATCACACAGGTTGATGCAATGTCATGTCACTACGTGACAACATCACTAGAATTGGTGACTCCCCCTCCTATTTTGATCTACTTTAACCATTACTCCCTCATTAcaaagacaagatgagtgaggtaatatcttgtattggaccaagttttgttggtgagagagacaaacatgtgagctacacagagctctttggtctgggaaaggtattctgactgtcacagctaaatacaaggttgaacagatagtttaCTTATGCAgttcaaccttgtatttagctatgacactgagtacctttcccagaactgaaaaagagctctgtgtaactcaaaagcttgtcgcaccaacagaagttggtccaataaaagacattacctcgcccaccttgtttctctaatatcctgggaccaacactgctacaCCAAAACTGCATTACCTCTTCATGTAATTCATGTAACTATGCAATACTACACGGTGGAGAAAATGCCTTCCCAATTCACATGCTGCAGATGCTGGGAAGTTCTCACTGCCTGCTTCAAGGTGTGAGAGTCCTGCCTCCCTGCTTTACTCtgataaaataaatgtttgtacaTGGTGGACGGACAGGCTAACAAGCAGCCCTCTTTCAATCCCTACACCTGGGACAACTACTTCTTTCTTATGGCTCTGAGCAATCTTCTCCTGGAGAGATGTCCCTATCAGGAAGAGcctgacaggacaagaagcagaaCATGTtatttcccagcatgcattgTCATGGCAGCCAGACAGCGAGAGACATGACTGGCAAAGTGAGGCAGACATGGAATCCCTCCTACAGGAAGACCACTAAGCACTTTACCTTTGAGTTTATCCCCAAGAACTGGGTTATAGATGGATTTAGGGACTGTCTTGCTGCCTTTTGGTTTGGAGTTCTCAACTGGAGCCAGTGCTGCCAAGACCTTCTGTCTGATGGCCTCCTTTTTCTTGTCCTCCTTCTCCAGGAAGCTGAAGGGTCGCTGAGTGGAAAGGAGCAACTCTTTTCTCTTCTGTGTTGCCACCTCCCTGCGAATCTCATTCTGCTCCATTATTTCCTGGTAGAGTGGCAAGTAGACATGGGCAGGCACTGGCTGTGCCCGGAATTGTTTCTGGCACTCTGCCTCCTCCTGACTTTGTCTTTTGTTCCTTTGTTTCTCCATCTCAAGGGATGCACGTGATTTCATCACCTGGGGCTTTTTATGAGCCTCACGCAAAGTCATCTTGAAGGGCTTGGGGATGGTGATAGTAGAGACCCAGGTAGATGCAGCAGTCTTTGGCCTCAGGTGGGACTGAGGAAGTGAGAGAGGATTTTGCTGATCCCAAGGACTGTCCAAGTTTAGGTCAGTTAAAGAACTGGACTGGCTTATGATACTAGATCTGTGGGTAGGACAAAGACATGATTATTAAAGAGGCAGTAACAAATAAAGTGATAAGAAGTCTCAAAGGGACGTGCAATAGAGAGCTACCTTCTGGCTGGGTAGAAGTGACACTTATGTACatttgtaaagtcctttgagaacctctgatcaaAAGTGCTACATAAATGCAATATACTAGAGATCTGTATACTTTGTTGCTTATGTAGGCCAAGCTGCACACACAGCTGGGCCCCTCACCCCTTGATGCCTAGAACGTTCCCTGAAATTTTGGCATTGACCCAACACGGTATTCCAAAGTTATCATGTTACAGATAGACAAACAGAAATGCCACTGAGTGGAGGGTTAGGCCTCACTTACTTGGTCAATATCGGTATTCAGCTGGAGGCATTTTCAGGAAGATAATGAGCAGAAGGAAAATAACAGCTTTCCAATGTGTCCTACCTTGAAGCCTCATAGGGCTTGCCCTGCAGAGTCAATCGCCCGTTGTCTTGGAAGAAATCTTCCAGTTCCTCCTTGAAGGGTTTCTGGTCACTCTCCAATTTTACCTGGTAGAGCAAGCCCAGTTCTAACAGATACTGTCTGTTTTTCATCTTGAGTGCCTGCAATGTGTCATAATACCCCTTAGCTGAGCCTGAGGCAGCTGCCATCTCCTTGCCTGCCTGGAGAAAATCCAGCTGCTCATCTGTCCTGGGCTGAGTGATACCACCAACTCTCTCTGTTTCTGGCTCAGAATCTGAAGAATCTTGA
The nucleotide sequence above comes from Caretta caretta isolate rCarCar2 chromosome 6, rCarCar1.hap1, whole genome shotgun sequence. Encoded proteins:
- the FAM161B gene encoding LOW QUALITY PROTEIN: protein FAM161B (The sequence of the model RefSeq protein was modified relative to this genomic sequence to represent the inferred CDS: inserted 1 base in 1 codon) is translated as MGSPGGGAGARTRTREVFPPQDSSDSEPETERVGGITQPRTDEQLDFLQAGKEMAAASGSAKGYYDTLQALKMKNRQYLLELGLLYQVKLESDQKPFKEELEDFFQDNGRLTLQGKPYEASRSSIISQSSSLTDLNLDSPWDQQNPLSLPQSHLRPKTAASTWVSTITIPKPFKMTLREAHKKPQVMKSRASLEMEKQRNKRQSQEEAECQKQFRAQPVPAHVYLPLYQEIMEQNEIRREVATQKRKELLLSTQRPFSFLEKEDKKKEAIRQKVLAALAPVENSKPKGSKTVPKSIYNPVLGDKLKEAELYRKIRIQMRAKDLLENSLAPIDPSNRQREPQARIATKTKQEKLSFLQDNFSFKPRINPAVPDFERLYWVFQREAIRIREVKEPTRNQPFKLRTSNLHCRQRQANEQKMKQPSKAPVQRSCSLTGLSSLSCNTLPVHITDATRKRESAMRYSQEDKKSRENEGIHWMEIQRKKCQAMHKSMSSRAKAMDPHKSLKETHKEKMKQNWQNDRKRTKEYKKELEEMQIRVKNRPYLFEQVTKHDARQEAERHYRDTLCQVGLNEEFVRNKGRDATDLPKEEETETHRAQESQRDTDIGTIQEEEXLGRAENKENDNIRTLHKTQWTYFQLFPLVQDA